One genomic window of Cololabis saira isolate AMF1-May2022 chromosome 3, fColSai1.1, whole genome shotgun sequence includes the following:
- the rab11al gene encoding RAB11a, member RAS oncogene family, like: MTNREDEYDYLFKVVLIGDSGVGKSNLLSRFTRNEFNLESKSTIGVEFATRSIQVEGKTIKAQIWDTAGQERYRAITSAYYRGAVGALLVYDIAKHLTYENAERWLKELQDHADSNIVIMLVGNKSDLRHLRAVPTDEAKGFAEKHGLSFLETSALDSSNVELAFQTILTAIYNIVSQRQMSGRADSDFSPASNVVPIKVEPTQSSSNKGVCCQSN; this comes from the exons ATGACGAACAGAGAGGatgaatacgactatctgttcAAAG TGGTGCTGATCGGAGACTCCGGCGTGGGGAAGAGCAACCTGCTGTCCCGCTTCACCCGCAACGAGTTCAACCTGGAGAGCAAGAGCACCATCGGGGTGGAGTTCGCCACGCGCAGCATCCAGGTGGAGGGCAAGACCATCAAGGCCCAGATCTGGGACACGGCCGGGCAGGAGCGGTACCGGGCCATCACGTCTGC GTACTACCGCGGGGCCGTCGGAGCTCTGCTGGTCTACGACATCGCCAAGCACCTGACCTACGAAAACGCCGAGcgctggctgaaggagctgcaggaCCACGCCGACAGCAACATCGTCATCATGCTGGTGGGCAACAAGAGCGACCTGCGCCACCTGAGGGCGGTGCCCACGGACGAGGCCAAGGGCTTCGCAG AGAAGCACGGCTTGTCTTTCCTGGAGACGTCAGCTCTGGACTCCTCTAACGTGGAGCTGGCTTTCCAGACCATCCTCACCG CCATCTACAACATCGTGTCGCAGAGGCAGATGTCCGGCCGCGCCGACTCCGACTTCTCGCCGGCCTCCAACGTGGTGCCCATCAAGGTGGAACCCACGCAGAGCTCGTCCAATAAGGGCGTCTGCTGCCAGAGCAACTGA